The Sorangiineae bacterium MSr11367 genome window below encodes:
- a CDS encoding YihY/virulence factor BrkB family protein, giving the protein MPQRSDAPSKPLEPLDQERVPLVSAIRPALKADVLEAPVSTPSPVSQQIWLHGSWFSRTKKLVRNILRGLYKHRALDHAAAMAFYFFLGIIPLLVSCGMIVGQLVRTEGSEAFLAPLYRIMPSIAADLLRGELVDIAASASTMSSVAPFTLLAFLWLTSNGFHNLMDIFETLAVAQRRSWWQKRFIAIAWVLMIFVGVTVATWILLKGSGILAALGAGPTAERLPKVVRFAREWLEQGWQAQGVVLLFVVFSFFGLAAFYRIAIVHPPAVKRHVWSGTVVAFILWSLASWAFSAYVKTLANYALYYGGVATMATTLLWLYLTSLALVIGAEVNAQLEGIRSKTAPHAGPGPRGVPRKER; this is encoded by the coding sequence GTGCCGCAACGTTCCGACGCGCCCAGCAAGCCTCTGGAACCGCTCGATCAAGAGCGCGTTCCCTTGGTGAGCGCCATCCGGCCGGCACTGAAAGCCGATGTCCTCGAGGCACCGGTATCCACACCGTCACCGGTCAGCCAGCAGATCTGGCTTCACGGCTCGTGGTTTTCGCGCACGAAGAAGCTCGTACGCAACATCCTGCGCGGCTTGTACAAGCACCGCGCGCTCGACCACGCCGCGGCGATGGCCTTCTACTTTTTCCTCGGTATCATCCCGCTGCTCGTCTCCTGCGGGATGATCGTCGGACAACTCGTGCGGACGGAGGGCTCCGAGGCCTTCCTCGCCCCGCTGTACCGCATCATGCCGTCGATTGCGGCGGACCTTCTGCGCGGCGAACTGGTCGACATCGCCGCCTCGGCATCGACCATGTCGTCGGTCGCCCCCTTCACCTTGCTCGCGTTTTTGTGGCTCACGTCCAACGGGTTTCACAACCTGATGGACATCTTCGAGACCCTCGCGGTCGCGCAGCGCCGCTCCTGGTGGCAAAAGCGCTTCATCGCCATCGCGTGGGTGCTCATGATCTTCGTCGGCGTCACCGTCGCCACGTGGATCCTGCTCAAGGGCAGCGGCATCCTCGCCGCGCTGGGCGCCGGTCCCACGGCGGAGCGCTTGCCCAAGGTGGTGCGCTTCGCACGCGAGTGGCTCGAACAGGGCTGGCAGGCCCAGGGGGTCGTGCTCCTCTTCGTCGTGTTCTCGTTCTTCGGGTTGGCGGCGTTTTACCGCATCGCCATCGTGCACCCGCCGGCCGTCAAACGGCACGTGTGGTCCGGCACCGTGGTGGCCTTCATCTTGTGGAGCCTCGCGTCGTGGGCCTTCTCGGCGTACGTGAAAACGCTGGCGAACTACGCCCTTTACTATGGCGGTGTGGCCACCATGGCCACCACCTTGCTATGGCTCTATCTCACCAGCCTGGCCCTGGTGATCGGAGCCGAGGTCAACGCTCAGCTCGAAGGGATCCGCTCGAAGACGGCCCCGCACGCGGGTCCTGGGCCACGCGGGGTACCACGCAAGGAGCGCTAA
- a CDS encoding aldo/keto reductase, giving the protein MDYRTLGKSGLKVSTLCLGCMTFGEADDKSFMYEVGANEETSNAIMNRSLENGINFFDVADVYGQDGLSERVVGKWIAREKKRNQVVLATKFRFRTWDGPNGTGASRYRILRTVEASLRRLGTDRIDLYQIHMQDVDTPEEETLRALDDLVRQGKVLYIGASNYAAYRLTESLFVSELSRLERFISLQAQYSLLVRDLEREHVPLCQKFGLGILPWSPLAAGFLSGKYDKSQPMPQGTRFTKWKERWQTFDKERNWRILAAVKTIAAELGATPSQVSLAWLLKKPTVASVIFGARTLQQVDDNLKAAALALPAEAVKRLDEASTFEMGYPYDFIKNIQGRW; this is encoded by the coding sequence ATGGACTATCGGACTCTGGGGAAGAGCGGACTCAAGGTATCGACCCTTTGCCTCGGCTGCATGACGTTCGGCGAGGCCGACGACAAATCGTTCATGTACGAGGTCGGTGCCAACGAAGAGACGTCGAACGCGATCATGAACCGCTCGCTGGAGAACGGGATCAACTTCTTCGACGTGGCCGACGTCTACGGGCAAGACGGCTTGTCCGAGCGGGTCGTCGGCAAGTGGATCGCTCGGGAAAAGAAGCGCAATCAGGTGGTGCTCGCCACCAAGTTCCGATTCCGCACCTGGGATGGCCCCAACGGAACCGGCGCCTCGCGCTACCGCATTTTGCGCACCGTCGAAGCGAGCCTGCGCAGGCTGGGCACCGATCGCATCGATCTCTACCAGATCCACATGCAGGACGTGGACACGCCCGAGGAGGAGACGCTCCGCGCCCTCGACGACTTGGTGCGCCAGGGCAAGGTGCTCTACATCGGCGCGAGCAACTACGCCGCGTACCGCCTCACGGAGAGCCTCTTCGTCAGCGAGCTGTCGCGTTTGGAGCGCTTCATTTCCTTGCAGGCGCAATACTCGCTGCTGGTGCGCGATCTGGAGCGGGAGCACGTGCCGCTCTGTCAAAAATTCGGCCTGGGCATTTTGCCCTGGTCACCTCTGGCCGCCGGCTTCTTGAGCGGCAAGTACGACAAGTCGCAACCGATGCCGCAGGGCACGCGCTTCACGAAGTGGAAGGAGCGCTGGCAAACCTTCGATAAGGAGCGCAACTGGCGCATTTTGGCCGCCGTGAAGACCATCGCGGCCGAGCTCGGGGCGACGCCATCGCAGGTGTCGCTCGCGTGGCTCTTGAAGAAGCCGACGGTCGCCTCGGTCATCTTCGGCGCGCGCACGCTGCAGCAGGTCGACGACAACCTCAAGGCCGCCGCCCTGGCGCTGCCCGCCGAAGCGGTGAAGCGCCTCGACGAGGCCAGCACCTTCGAGATGGGCTACCCGTACGACTTCATCAAGAACATCCAGGGCCGCTGGTAA
- a CDS encoding penicillin acylase family protein, which translates to MRSHWAPIAVGVVAYASSCDPRLDADPLSSDFDQPVAGDALSAYVVPGLARPVELVQDRWGVPHLFAESAPDVFLAQGFNAARERLFQIDLWRRRGLGLLSEVFGPAFVEQDTATRLFLYRGDMEREWASYGPEARMAATQFTSGINAYVDWLAQHPERLPEEFLRIGYRPSHWQPEDVVRIRSHGLTRNVGSEIARAWVSCVANPRTDEVRVPLEPPWHTTVPEGLEPCTIPDDVLHMFELAQRHVTFTRGALRGTAPARAHEEGDETTEGSNNWVIAPARTSTGRPILANDPHRGYGAPSLRYLVHLSAPGLDVVGAGEPAQPGISIGHNGTVAFGLTIFPIDQEDLYVYDLDPKDPGRYRYGDGWEPFRRLTEPVPIAGTSPKSVELVFTRHGPVLKMDPAHHKAYALRTAWLEPGMAPYYGSLRLMRAHDFAEFKAAMRNWGAPTENQVYADTQGHIGWVPGGLAPKRRGYDGLMPVPGDGRYEWTGFYDGDDLPSAYDPPEGFLATANQMNLPPDFPYKEKKLGFEWSHPSRYERIVSVLSATPHASIDDSVRLQFDQLSPEAVRLVALLKRLPHVLAGHPAADMLRAWDGVEHVDSGAAALFEVWRTRHLGPAFVPVATPAMASRVGQPDTRVLVETLEHPEPSFGVRVRDGLLENTLREAYADTMKLLGSNPAGWTWGHLQHARFRHPLEPAVSEATRRRLTVGDLPRGGSELSVNASLFSTGTFESLSGASVRIVLDVGNWDASRAINTPGQSGQPSSVHYRDLADAWSKGETFPLLYSRPAIEQNAERRIMLLPKS; encoded by the coding sequence ATGCGATCCCATTGGGCGCCGATCGCCGTGGGGGTGGTGGCGTACGCATCGAGCTGCGATCCGCGGCTCGATGCGGATCCGCTTTCCAGTGATTTCGACCAGCCCGTGGCCGGTGATGCGCTCTCCGCGTACGTCGTGCCCGGGCTGGCCCGGCCCGTCGAGCTGGTGCAAGATCGCTGGGGCGTGCCGCATCTCTTTGCGGAGAGCGCGCCCGACGTGTTTCTCGCGCAGGGCTTCAACGCCGCGCGCGAGCGGCTGTTTCAGATCGATTTGTGGCGGCGGCGCGGGCTGGGCTTGCTGTCGGAGGTGTTCGGGCCGGCGTTCGTGGAGCAAGACACCGCCACGCGGCTGTTCCTGTACCGCGGCGACATGGAGCGCGAGTGGGCGAGCTACGGTCCCGAAGCGCGGATGGCGGCGACGCAGTTCACCTCGGGCATCAATGCGTACGTCGATTGGCTTGCCCAGCATCCGGAGCGGTTGCCGGAGGAGTTTCTCCGCATTGGCTACCGGCCTTCGCATTGGCAGCCGGAGGACGTGGTGCGCATTCGCAGCCACGGGCTCACGCGCAACGTGGGTAGCGAGATTGCGCGCGCCTGGGTCTCGTGCGTGGCCAATCCGCGCACCGACGAGGTGCGCGTTCCCCTCGAGCCGCCGTGGCACACGACGGTGCCCGAGGGGCTCGAGCCGTGCACCATCCCGGACGACGTGCTGCATATGTTCGAGCTGGCGCAGCGCCATGTGACGTTCACGCGGGGCGCGCTCCGCGGAACGGCGCCCGCGCGCGCTCACGAAGAGGGCGACGAGACCACCGAGGGCAGCAACAATTGGGTCATCGCGCCCGCGCGCACGAGCACCGGGCGGCCCATTTTGGCCAACGATCCGCACCGCGGCTACGGGGCGCCGTCGCTTCGCTACCTCGTGCACCTCTCCGCGCCGGGGCTCGATGTGGTGGGCGCCGGCGAGCCCGCGCAACCGGGCATCTCCATCGGTCACAATGGCACGGTGGCCTTCGGGCTCACGATTTTCCCCATCGACCAAGAGGACCTGTACGTCTACGACCTGGACCCGAAGGATCCGGGACGGTATCGCTACGGTGACGGCTGGGAGCCGTTTCGCCGGCTCACCGAGCCCGTGCCCATCGCGGGCACGTCACCCAAGTCGGTGGAGCTCGTGTTCACGCGGCACGGCCCGGTGCTCAAGATGGATCCCGCGCACCACAAGGCCTACGCGCTGCGCACGGCGTGGCTCGAGCCGGGGATGGCGCCGTATTACGGGAGCCTGCGCTTGATGCGCGCGCACGACTTCGCCGAGTTCAAGGCGGCGATGCGCAATTGGGGCGCGCCCACGGAGAATCAGGTGTACGCGGACACGCAGGGCCACATCGGGTGGGTTCCCGGCGGGCTCGCGCCCAAGCGCCGAGGGTACGACGGCTTGATGCCGGTGCCCGGCGATGGTCGCTACGAGTGGACGGGCTTCTACGACGGCGACGATCTGCCGAGCGCGTACGATCCGCCCGAGGGCTTTCTCGCCACGGCGAACCAGATGAACCTTCCGCCCGATTTTCCCTACAAAGAGAAGAAGCTCGGCTTCGAGTGGTCCCATCCCTCGCGCTACGAGCGCATCGTCTCGGTGCTGTCGGCCACGCCGCACGCGTCGATCGACGATTCGGTGCGCCTGCAGTTCGACCAACTGTCGCCGGAGGCCGTGCGCCTCGTGGCGCTGTTGAAACGGCTGCCGCACGTGCTCGCGGGGCATCCCGCGGCGGACATGCTGCGGGCGTGGGACGGCGTCGAGCACGTCGACTCGGGTGCGGCGGCGCTGTTCGAGGTGTGGCGTACGCGTCACCTCGGGCCCGCGTTCGTGCCGGTGGCGACGCCCGCGATGGCGAGCCGCGTGGGGCAGCCGGACACGCGCGTGCTCGTCGAGACCCTGGAGCATCCGGAGCCGTCGTTCGGCGTCCGCGTGCGCGATGGGCTGCTGGAGAACACGCTGCGCGAGGCGTACGCCGACACGATGAAGCTTCTCGGTTCGAACCCCGCCGGGTGGACGTGGGGGCATCTGCAGCATGCACGGTTTCGCCACCCGCTGGAGCCGGCGGTGTCGGAGGCGACGCGACGCCGGTTGACCGTGGGCGATCTGCCGCGCGGTGGCTCCGAGCTCTCCGTGAACGCGTCGCTCTTCTCGACCGGAACCTTCGAATCGCTGAGCGGGGCCTCCGTGCGCATCGTGCTCGACGTGGGCAACTGGGACGCGTCGCGCGCGATCAACACGCCGGGCCAATCCGGCCAGCCGTCGAGCGTGCACTACCGCGACTTGGCCGATGCCTGGAGCAAGGGCGAGACGTTTCCGCTGCTCTACAGCCGCCCCGCGATCGAGCAGAACGCGGAGCGGCGGATCATGCTGCTGCCGAAGTCGTAG
- the pgi gene encoding glucose-6-phosphate isomerase → MNERLTESPAWRALAEHSAEIRDVTILSLFSDEKRFERLSRRHEDLLLDFSKNRVQDKTLKLLFALARQADVEGWRDRMFAGEKINGTEGRAVLHVALRNRSNRPIVVDGKDVMPEVNAVLAKMRGFTERVRSGAWTGFTGKRITDIVNIGIGGSDLGPVMVTEALRPYWQQGLSTHFVSNVDGTHLVETVKPLDPETTLFIVASKTFTTQETLMNARSARAWLLERLGGDERAVAKHFVAVSTASAEVAKFGIDTENMFPFWDWVGGRYSLWSAIGLSIATVIGMDRFEELLGGAHAIDEHFRTAPLEENIPAILALLGVWYSNFHGAQTHAILPYDQYLHRFSAYFQQGDMESNGKRVDRQGRPITDYTTGPIVWGEPGTNGQHAFYQLLHQGTRLVPIDFLAPLESQNPITWGGEHHKVLLANCFAQAEALMRGKTEEQARAELEARGTPEDKIAALAPHKTFPGNRPSNTILFEKLTPRTLGKLVAIYEHKIFTQGIVWNIYSFDQWGVELGKELAKKIEPELVPGKDDGPAKHDPSTSGLINHYRAFLGARTRT, encoded by the coding sequence ATGAACGAGCGCCTGACCGAATCCCCCGCTTGGCGCGCACTCGCCGAGCATTCTGCCGAAATTCGCGATGTGACCATCCTCTCGCTCTTCTCCGACGAAAAGCGCTTCGAGCGGCTGTCGCGACGTCACGAGGACCTCCTCCTCGACTTCTCGAAGAACCGGGTCCAGGACAAAACGCTGAAGCTTCTGTTCGCGCTTGCGCGCCAGGCCGACGTCGAAGGTTGGCGCGACCGCATGTTCGCGGGCGAAAAGATCAACGGCACGGAAGGCCGCGCCGTGCTGCACGTGGCCCTGCGCAACCGTTCCAATCGTCCCATCGTGGTGGACGGCAAAGACGTGATGCCCGAGGTCAACGCCGTCCTCGCCAAGATGCGCGGCTTCACCGAGCGCGTTCGAAGTGGGGCGTGGACCGGCTTCACCGGCAAGCGCATCACGGACATCGTCAACATCGGCATCGGCGGCTCGGACCTGGGCCCCGTCATGGTCACCGAGGCGCTGCGCCCGTATTGGCAGCAAGGGCTGAGCACGCACTTCGTCTCCAACGTGGACGGAACGCACCTGGTCGAGACGGTCAAGCCGCTCGATCCCGAGACGACCCTCTTCATCGTGGCGTCGAAGACGTTCACCACGCAAGAGACCCTGATGAACGCCCGCTCGGCGCGCGCGTGGCTGCTCGAACGACTCGGCGGCGACGAGCGCGCGGTGGCCAAGCACTTCGTGGCCGTCTCCACCGCCTCGGCCGAGGTGGCGAAGTTCGGCATCGACACCGAGAACATGTTCCCCTTCTGGGACTGGGTCGGCGGGCGCTATTCGCTCTGGTCGGCCATCGGTCTGTCCATCGCCACGGTCATCGGCATGGATCGCTTCGAGGAGCTCCTCGGCGGCGCGCACGCCATCGACGAGCATTTTCGCACGGCGCCGCTCGAGGAGAACATACCCGCCATTTTGGCCCTGCTCGGTGTTTGGTATTCGAACTTCCACGGCGCACAGACGCACGCCATTTTGCCGTACGACCAATATTTGCACCGCTTTTCGGCCTATTTTCAACAGGGCGACATGGAGAGCAATGGCAAGCGGGTCGACCGGCAGGGGAGGCCGATTACCGATTACACGACGGGGCCCATCGTGTGGGGCGAGCCCGGTACCAATGGGCAGCACGCGTTTTACCAGCTCCTGCATCAGGGAACGCGCCTCGTGCCCATCGACTTTCTCGCGCCGCTGGAGTCGCAGAATCCCATCACGTGGGGCGGCGAGCATCACAAGGTGCTCTTGGCGAACTGCTTTGCCCAGGCCGAGGCGCTGATGCGCGGAAAGACGGAGGAGCAGGCGCGGGCCGAGCTCGAGGCGCGCGGAACGCCGGAGGACAAGATTGCCGCGTTGGCGCCGCACAAGACGTTCCCGGGCAATCGGCCGTCGAACACGATTCTGTTCGAGAAGCTGACCCCGCGCACCCTGGGCAAGCTCGTGGCCATCTACGAGCACAAGATTTTCACGCAGGGCATCGTGTGGAACATCTACAGCTTCGATCAGTGGGGCGTGGAGCTCGGCAAGGAGCTGGCCAAGAAGATCGAGCCCGAACTCGTGCCGGGCAAGGACGATGGGCCAGCGAAGCACGACCCTTCGACGAGTGGGCTCATTAATCATTACCGCGCCTTCCTCGGAGCGCGCACGCGCACGTAA
- a CDS encoding cytochrome P460 family protein — protein sequence MNRSARCPIRSSIAAPALAVLLPLATLALQACGGGSRAPVGVSTASPGAAQPVARDAGTPRGPSSIPSDFRTNLTKINRARFVSNGHAGGRYEVDVYANPAGKAAATSNSGDVAVGARLVKEHFERTGEGVQPGPVMMMEKMERGFDPEHGDWAYLVVNSAGQPVQNGRVEACVGCHDDAPHDHVFRVQE from the coding sequence GTGAACCGCTCTGCTCGATGCCCGATCCGTTCTTCGATCGCCGCGCCCGCGTTGGCGGTGCTCTTGCCTTTGGCAACGTTGGCCTTGCAAGCCTGTGGCGGCGGCTCGCGCGCGCCCGTCGGAGTTTCCACGGCATCGCCGGGCGCCGCGCAACCGGTCGCGCGTGACGCGGGCACTCCACGCGGCCCCAGCAGCATCCCGTCGGACTTCCGGACGAACCTCACGAAGATCAACCGCGCACGCTTCGTCTCCAACGGACACGCTGGAGGTCGCTACGAGGTGGACGTTTACGCCAATCCTGCCGGCAAGGCGGCGGCCACGTCCAACAGCGGCGACGTGGCCGTCGGGGCGCGCCTGGTGAAGGAGCACTTCGAACGCACCGGCGAAGGCGTCCAACCCGGCCCCGTCATGATGATGGAAAAGATGGAGCGCGGCTTCGACCCCGAGCACGGCGATTGGGCGTACCTCGTCGTGAACTCGGCCGGGCAGCCGGTTCAGAATGGCCGTGTCGAGGCCTGCGTCGGTTGCCACGACGACGCGCCGCACGACCACGTGTTCCGCGTTCAGGAATAA
- a CDS encoding MotA/TolQ/ExbB proton channel family protein produces the protein MGIDHRLSIIVHAGAGWVMWVLIGLSIVAVAIILDRAISLMASRDDVRAMKEDLLAYLSNGDPAGAIERFETSSSIEARVLIAGLGCAEKGAAAAEERMASTSQLAKLSMERNLSFLATVGSNAPFVGLLGTVIGIIRAFQALDAAHGQVSPRLMAEVGEALVATALGLLVALPTIAFYNLFQRIIGSRLARADALGREVLAYMKTER, from the coding sequence ATGGGAATCGATCATCGTCTTTCGATCATCGTGCATGCGGGTGCGGGATGGGTCATGTGGGTCCTCATCGGGCTGTCGATCGTGGCGGTCGCCATTATTTTGGATCGCGCGATCAGCCTGATGGCGTCGCGCGACGACGTGCGCGCCATGAAGGAGGACCTTCTCGCGTACCTCTCGAATGGCGATCCTGCGGGGGCCATCGAGCGGTTCGAGACGTCGTCGTCCATCGAGGCCCGTGTGCTCATTGCAGGGCTGGGGTGCGCGGAAAAGGGCGCGGCGGCCGCGGAGGAGCGCATGGCGAGCACGTCGCAGTTGGCCAAGCTCTCCATGGAGAGGAATCTGTCGTTCTTGGCGACAGTCGGCTCCAATGCGCCGTTCGTGGGGCTGCTGGGCACGGTTATCGGCATCATCCGCGCGTTCCAGGCGCTCGATGCGGCGCACGGCCAGGTCTCGCCGCGGCTCATGGCGGAGGTGGGCGAGGCGCTCGTGGCGACGGCCCTGGGGCTTCTCGTCGCGCTGCCAACGATTGCGTTCTACAACTTGTTTCAGCGCATCATCGGCTCCCGGCTGGCACGTGCCGATGCGCTGGGCCGTGAAGTGCTGGCCTACATGAAGACGGAGCGCTGA
- a CDS encoding biopolymer transporter ExbD, giving the protein MAGAIHGEEGPLAGINVTPLVDVVLVLLIVLMVTANFLASQSIPLDLPKAVVAADGRNTHARVVKVMDILREEKIVHFAD; this is encoded by the coding sequence ATGGCCGGCGCGATTCATGGAGAAGAAGGGCCGCTCGCGGGCATCAACGTCACACCGCTGGTCGACGTCGTACTGGTGCTCCTCATCGTGCTCATGGTGACCGCGAATTTCCTGGCATCCCAGAGCATCCCGCTCGACCTTCCCAAGGCGGTCGTCGCGGCCGATGGGCGCAACACGCATGCTCGGGTCGTGAAGGTGATGGACATTCTGCGCGAGGAAAAGATCGTGCACTTCGCCGATTGA
- a CDS encoding RNA polymerase sigma factor: MARAYELFHERVRIFARRLLHDESAAEDLVHEVFVTLPSAIRSFRGESALPTFLVGIAVRHARHHVRAASRRRAAMERLSLAPPPDGAPDAEDRAYAEQLARALSRAMDKLPDDQRAVFVLCEMDERTSAEVAMIVGAPEGTVRTRLFHAKRKLRDILEREGFR, encoded by the coding sequence GTGGCGCGCGCCTACGAGTTGTTTCACGAACGCGTACGAATCTTCGCGCGCCGGCTTCTCCACGACGAAAGCGCCGCGGAGGACCTCGTGCACGAAGTGTTCGTAACCTTGCCTTCTGCCATTCGGTCGTTTCGAGGGGAGTCGGCTCTCCCCACCTTTCTCGTCGGCATCGCAGTGCGTCATGCACGTCATCACGTGCGCGCTGCGTCCCGCCGTCGCGCCGCCATGGAGCGTCTTTCGCTCGCCCCCCCACCGGACGGGGCGCCCGATGCCGAAGATCGGGCGTACGCCGAGCAGCTTGCACGCGCATTATCGCGTGCGATGGATAAATTGCCCGATGATCAGCGTGCCGTCTTCGTACTCTGCGAGATGGACGAGCGGACCTCCGCGGAGGTCGCGATGATCGTGGGAGCGCCGGAGGGGACAGTCCGTACGCGCTTGTTTCACGCAAAGCGCAAGCTGCGCGACATTTTAGAACGGGAGGGGTTCCGATGA
- a CDS encoding sigma 54-interacting transcriptional regulator — MDALTLKHLHAPPPTLSFRLVVAEGPDAGKVFRIDPNQPSRTLVGTSPTCVIRLADRHVSRRHLALDAAVNELILQDLRSSNGTRVNGVRITEGVLTGGEVIRVGNTVLRVEAGEQETPNALTEQTAFGRALGVSFEMRKVFGLAERLAQANVPVAIEGETGTGKELLAECLHEQSARAAGPFVVFDGSIVGDRLADVTLFGCAANVVPGVPEARAGLFEQAHGGTLLIDEPAELAPEVQRKLVRAVERGAVQRIGGDAALAVDVRIVTTSRADLDKAVDEGRLREDLFYRLVVARIELPPLRKRRDDVGFLAEHFWAALGGADGAFPPELLSRFEAHAWPGNVRELQNAVARHLATGEIDPRKRAVETAPATTASPEPNVLLEILEQDLPMAKARQQLLAEFERSYVARVLAKHGGNVTRAAAASGIAHRYFQSLKAKYAAK; from the coding sequence ATGGACGCCCTTACGCTGAAGCACCTGCATGCCCCCCCGCCGACGCTGTCGTTTCGTCTCGTGGTGGCGGAGGGCCCCGATGCGGGAAAGGTCTTTCGCATCGATCCGAACCAGCCGTCGCGCACCTTGGTCGGCACCAGCCCGACCTGCGTGATCCGGCTCGCCGATCGGCACGTCTCACGCCGGCACCTGGCGCTCGATGCGGCGGTGAACGAGTTGATCCTCCAGGACCTGCGCTCGAGCAACGGCACGCGCGTCAACGGCGTGCGCATCACCGAGGGCGTTCTCACCGGCGGCGAGGTCATTCGCGTCGGCAACACCGTGCTTCGCGTCGAGGCGGGTGAACAGGAGACGCCGAACGCGCTCACCGAGCAAACGGCGTTCGGGCGGGCGCTCGGTGTCAGCTTCGAGATGCGCAAGGTCTTCGGCTTGGCCGAGCGCCTCGCCCAGGCGAACGTCCCCGTGGCCATCGAGGGAGAGACGGGCACGGGCAAGGAGCTGCTCGCCGAGTGCCTGCACGAGCAGAGCGCACGCGCCGCGGGGCCGTTCGTGGTCTTCGACGGGTCCATCGTCGGCGATCGCCTGGCCGACGTGACGCTCTTCGGCTGCGCCGCGAACGTGGTTCCCGGCGTGCCCGAGGCGCGCGCGGGGCTGTTCGAACAGGCGCACGGCGGCACGCTGCTCATCGACGAGCCGGCGGAGCTCGCGCCCGAGGTGCAGCGCAAGCTGGTACGCGCCGTGGAGCGCGGTGCGGTGCAACGCATCGGCGGCGATGCGGCGCTCGCGGTCGACGTGCGCATCGTGACCACGTCGCGTGCGGATCTCGACAAGGCGGTGGACGAGGGCCGGCTGCGCGAGGACCTGTTCTACCGGCTCGTGGTCGCGCGCATCGAGCTTCCGCCGCTGCGCAAGCGCCGCGACGACGTGGGGTTTCTCGCGGAGCATTTTTGGGCGGCCCTCGGTGGGGCCGACGGTGCGTTTCCGCCCGAGCTTCTTTCGCGCTTCGAGGCACACGCCTGGCCGGGCAACGTGCGCGAGCTCCAAAACGCCGTGGCGCGCCACCTCGCCACCGGCGAGATCGATCCGCGAAAGCGCGCCGTCGAGACCGCGCCGGCCACCACGGCAAGCCCCGAGCCCAACGTGCTTCTCGAGATCCTCGAGCAGGATCTGCCCATGGCCAAGGCCCGCCAGCAGCTCCTCGCCGAGTTCGAACGCAGCTACGTCGCGCGCGTTCTCGCCAAACACGGCGGCAACGTCACCCGCGCCGCCGCCGCCTCGGGCATCGCCCACCGCTACTTCCAATCGCTCAAGGCGAAATACGCCGCGAAGTAA
- a CDS encoding 4a-hydroxytetrahydrobiopterin dehydratase, with translation MRPDKLDDAAVDAWLGKHPGWQRALTAKDAKAAIVKEFGFKDFSTALGFVVRVGCVAERRDHHPDVELGWGRARVLWSTHDAGGITRLDLELAEATDGLLP, from the coding sequence ATGAGGCCCGACAAACTCGACGATGCGGCAGTTGACGCCTGGCTCGGAAAACACCCTGGATGGCAGCGCGCGCTGACCGCGAAGGACGCAAAAGCCGCCATCGTGAAGGAGTTTGGCTTCAAAGACTTCTCCACCGCCCTGGGCTTCGTGGTGCGCGTCGGCTGCGTCGCGGAACGGCGCGATCACCATCCGGATGTCGAGCTGGGCTGGGGGCGCGCGCGCGTTCTCTGGTCGACGCATGATGCGGGAGGCATCACGCGGCTCGATCTGGAGCTCGCCGAAGCGACGGACGGGCTGCTTCCTTGA
- the rnc gene encoding ribonuclease III, giving the protein MKRDVEERIRCRAALLVRIKSLVGDIEIPRFDEALTHPSYANEAGGAPDYERLEFLGDAVLGLCVSELLVASHPGADEGTLSRMRSALVNADALARWARAESIGPSLALGRGAAAAGEQFRTNVLADAVEALVAAVYTAGGLDAARGLVQEVVREPLATAAGALGGRDPKSALQEWVQAQGNLPPAYRVVATHGPAHERVFRVEVAVGEQVLAAGEGPSKRLAERAAAAAALENLGGSESVPLTVPVPGYQVGLRDGSGEKG; this is encoded by the coding sequence TTGAAGCGCGACGTCGAAGAGCGCATACGCTGCCGTGCCGCCCTTCTCGTCCGCATCAAGTCGCTGGTCGGCGACATCGAGATTCCGCGATTCGACGAAGCGCTGACCCATCCGAGCTACGCCAATGAAGCGGGGGGCGCCCCCGATTACGAGCGCCTCGAGTTCCTCGGCGACGCCGTGCTGGGTCTCTGCGTGAGCGAGCTGCTCGTCGCAAGCCATCCGGGCGCGGACGAGGGCACGCTCTCACGCATGCGCAGCGCGCTGGTGAACGCGGATGCGCTCGCGCGCTGGGCGCGTGCGGAGAGCATCGGGCCATCGCTGGCGCTCGGCCGCGGTGCCGCCGCCGCCGGCGAGCAATTCCGCACCAACGTGCTGGCCGACGCCGTGGAAGCATTGGTGGCCGCGGTCTATACCGCCGGCGGCCTCGATGCCGCGCGCGGCTTGGTGCAAGAGGTGGTGCGCGAGCCTCTGGCCACCGCCGCCGGCGCCCTGGGCGGGCGCGATCCGAAGAGCGCGCTCCAAGAATGGGTGCAGGCACAAGGAAATCTCCCGCCGGCGTACCGCGTGGTGGCCACGCACGGCCCCGCGCACGAGCGCGTCTTCCGCGTGGAGGTCGCCGTCGGCGAACAAGTCCTCGCCGCCGGCGAAGGCCCCTCGAAGCGCCTCGCCGAACGCGCCGCAGCTGCTGCCGCATTGGAGAACCTCGGCGGCTCCGAATCGGTGCCGCTCACCGTTCCCGTCCCCGGCTACCAAGTCGGACTCCGCGACGGCAGCGGCGAGAAGGGCTAA